The proteins below come from a single Maylandia zebra isolate NMK-2024a linkage group LG23, Mzebra_GT3a, whole genome shotgun sequence genomic window:
- the si:ch211-201h21.5 gene encoding inosine-uridine preferring nucleoside hydrolase isoform X3 encodes MEKKLMIIDTDCGIDDAQAIMMALAAPNIHILGVTCVFGNTTVDNVCQNVLRVLSVCERNGIPVFRGSAGPLVGAGNSPTDHFGSDGLGDVIKEKDPCWEEKIQKEHAVTAMIRLVSENQNQVSLVALGPLTNLALAVRLDPHFPQKLREVYIMGGNMEGKGNVTLCAEFNFAMDPESAYIVLEEFLCPTYLASWEYACRNALTWEFLEELINQDAPAARFMRMITSKCWAYSREAMMTKRDVYFGPGFVSYDSYAMAACIDRSVVTESIECPVRVELQGSIARGMLALDRTNQLKKSHSVFVLTKCDTAKFSELLKESLRQPCKK; translated from the exons ATGGAAAAGAAGCTAATGATCATCGACACCGATTGCGGCATAGACGATGCTCAGGCAATAATGATGGCGTTGGCGGCGCCTAACATCCACATCCTGGGCGTCACCTGCGTGTTTGGGAACACGACGGTCGACAACGTGTGTCAGAACGTTTTGAGGGTGCTCTCAGTCTGTGAGCGTAACGGG ATTCCAGTGTTTCGAGGTTCTGCTGGCCCTCTGGTTGGAGCGGGAAACTCACCCACTGACCACTTTGGAAGTGATGGACTCGGAGATGTGATAAAGGAGAAAGATCCTTGTTGGGAGGAGAAAATCCAAAAGGAGCATGCAGTTACCGCAATGATAAGACTGGTGTCCGAAAACCAGAACCAG GTCTCCTTGGTGGCTCTCGGCCCGCTCACTAATCTGGCGCTGGCGGTCAGACTTGACCCCCATTTTCCCCAAAAGCTCAGGGAGGTGTACATCATGGGCGGCAACATGGAAG GAAAAGGAAACGTGACTCTGTGTGCAGAGTTTAACTTCGCCATGGATCCAGAGTCGGCCTATATTGTTCTTGAGGAGTTCCTCTGTCCTACCTACCTGGCATCGTGGGAATATGCGTGCAGAAACGCACTGACGTGG GAGTTCCTTGAGGAGCTCATCAATCAGGACGCTCCAGCTGCACGCTTCATGAGGATGATAACGTCTAAATGCTGGGCTTATTCCAGAGAGGCCATGATGACTAAGAGAGACGTGTACTTTGGGCCGGGCTTTGTCTCCTATGATTCCTACGCGATGGCGGCCTGCATCGACCGCAGCGTGGTGACGGAGAGCATCGAGTGTCCCGTCCGCGTGGAGCTCCAGGGCTCCATTGCTCGAGGCATGTTGGCGCTGGATCGCACAAATCAGCTGAAGAAGAGCCACAGCGTGTTTGTGTTGACTAAATGTGACACAGCCAAGTTCAGCGAGCTTCTGAAGGAGTCCCTCAGACAGCCCTGCAAGAAGTAA
- the si:ch211-201h21.5 gene encoding inosine-uridine preferring nucleoside hydrolase isoform X2, with amino-acid sequence MKNQETMEKKLMIIDTDCGIDDAQAIMMALAAPNIHILGVTCVFGNTTVDNVCQNVLRVLSVCERNGIPVFRGSAGPLVGAGNSPTDHFGSDGLGDVIKEKDPCWEEKIQKEHAVTAMIRLVSENQNQVSLVALGPLTNLALAVRLDPHFPQKLREVYIMGGNMEGKGNVTLCAEFNFAMDPESAYIVLEEFLCPTYLASWEYACRNALTWEFLEELINQDAPAARFMRMITSKCWAYSREAMMTKRDVYFGPGFVSYDSYAMAACIDRSVVTESIECPVRVELQGSIARGMLALDRTNQLKKSHSVFVLTKCDTAKFSELLKESLRQPCKK; translated from the exons GAGACCATGGAAAAGAAGCTAATGATCATCGACACCGATTGCGGCATAGACGATGCTCAGGCAATAATGATGGCGTTGGCGGCGCCTAACATCCACATCCTGGGCGTCACCTGCGTGTTTGGGAACACGACGGTCGACAACGTGTGTCAGAACGTTTTGAGGGTGCTCTCAGTCTGTGAGCGTAACGGG ATTCCAGTGTTTCGAGGTTCTGCTGGCCCTCTGGTTGGAGCGGGAAACTCACCCACTGACCACTTTGGAAGTGATGGACTCGGAGATGTGATAAAGGAGAAAGATCCTTGTTGGGAGGAGAAAATCCAAAAGGAGCATGCAGTTACCGCAATGATAAGACTGGTGTCCGAAAACCAGAACCAG GTCTCCTTGGTGGCTCTCGGCCCGCTCACTAATCTGGCGCTGGCGGTCAGACTTGACCCCCATTTTCCCCAAAAGCTCAGGGAGGTGTACATCATGGGCGGCAACATGGAAG GAAAAGGAAACGTGACTCTGTGTGCAGAGTTTAACTTCGCCATGGATCCAGAGTCGGCCTATATTGTTCTTGAGGAGTTCCTCTGTCCTACCTACCTGGCATCGTGGGAATATGCGTGCAGAAACGCACTGACGTGG GAGTTCCTTGAGGAGCTCATCAATCAGGACGCTCCAGCTGCACGCTTCATGAGGATGATAACGTCTAAATGCTGGGCTTATTCCAGAGAGGCCATGATGACTAAGAGAGACGTGTACTTTGGGCCGGGCTTTGTCTCCTATGATTCCTACGCGATGGCGGCCTGCATCGACCGCAGCGTGGTGACGGAGAGCATCGAGTGTCCCGTCCGCGTGGAGCTCCAGGGCTCCATTGCTCGAGGCATGTTGGCGCTGGATCGCACAAATCAGCTGAAGAAGAGCCACAGCGTGTTTGTGTTGACTAAATGTGACACAGCCAAGTTCAGCGAGCTTCTGAAGGAGTCCCTCAGACAGCCCTGCAAGAAGTAA